From one Stieleria sp. JC731 genomic stretch:
- a CDS encoding chemotaxis protein CheB gives MSDKNESPNLVVGIGASAGGLAPIQEFFDHMPADTGMAFVVVQHLSPDFKSLMDELLARHTKMAIHKVVDRIEVDPNSIYLIPPEKNMALSEGKLLLTDQDQDRGLNLPIDIFFRSLATDAGDRAVAVVMSGTGSDGSRGVSDVRHAGGIVIAQSPESAGFDGMPQATIRSGAVDAICAPPEMAERIVQYCKNRNREQLATINEHAPPTSDSGIFSILRMYRLHNGVDFALYKPATITRRIERRMQMGGFIDIGGYASFLEDNQHEFDLLFRDLLVEVTQFFRDPSAFEKLRQEFIPKLVANAPPSEDMRAWVPGCATGEEAYSLALLFAEAIEKSGRHDIDFKVFATDVHRTSLETASMAVYPVHALDQVPPELALKYFTRNNGLCHIKREIRQRVIFAANDITSDPPFTRIDLISCRNVLIYLEARVQHRVLSMFHFGLRIGGVLFLGPSETVGDLAPEFETLDRHWRIYSKKRDVRLPDAMRITSTPALQSVIPDKNPMFVASAPKSDRQAWLTSAYEELLAKYVPPSFLINDFGELVHTFGDARKLLVQPEGRPTLDAIKLLSGELRTAVSAGVLRAKQDDQPIVFNGIHHQIDGENEATYRVTIEPYRKATQNLYLISVEPTEQHSVAELGLKQIDASEFANERITQLERELGYTRETLQATVEELESSNEELQATNEELIASNEELQSTNEELHSVNEELYTVNAEHKQKIEELTQMTSDMDNLLKSTDIGTIFLDKEFKIRMFTPAISAAFNVLDQDIGRPIEHIAYKLDSPNLIADAEEVLESQLAKEVEVQNGDGRVFLQRMQPYRDESGKVEGIVLTTTEITAIKEAERAKQTMLTLAQINEELPDFAYAVSHDLEVPLRHIQQYAQILEKQAGDSTSEEIFKSVRVINESTSTLRNMIDALLAYSRINTRGGAMRQVELDEVVSDATHSLASTLQYHDATIDIGEMPIVSGDPDQLQTLFFHLFDNAIKYRSKDAPVIKVEATTEGRFAHISVIDNGIGIAPKHFDRVFSMFKRLGFEHNVPGIGAGLALCKRIIVRHGGKIWIEPNRGHGTIVKFSLYLANTDQGDEA, from the coding sequence ATGTCGGATAAAAACGAAAGCCCCAACCTTGTCGTCGGAATCGGTGCTTCCGCGGGCGGGCTCGCTCCGATCCAAGAGTTTTTCGATCACATGCCAGCCGATACCGGAATGGCATTCGTCGTCGTGCAGCACCTCTCGCCTGACTTTAAAAGCTTGATGGACGAGTTGCTTGCTCGTCATACCAAGATGGCGATCCACAAAGTTGTCGATCGTATCGAAGTCGACCCAAACTCGATTTACCTGATTCCTCCAGAAAAGAACATGGCTCTATCGGAAGGCAAGCTGTTGCTAACCGATCAAGACCAGGACCGCGGACTGAACCTTCCCATCGATATCTTCTTTCGCTCATTAGCTACCGATGCGGGTGATCGTGCGGTGGCGGTGGTGATGTCAGGGACTGGCAGCGACGGCTCGCGCGGCGTTAGTGACGTTCGACATGCGGGCGGCATCGTGATCGCGCAAAGCCCAGAATCGGCTGGCTTTGACGGGATGCCTCAAGCGACGATTCGGTCCGGTGCGGTCGATGCCATTTGTGCGCCGCCAGAAATGGCTGAACGCATTGTTCAGTACTGCAAGAATCGCAATCGCGAACAACTTGCTACCATCAATGAGCACGCACCTCCGACAAGTGACTCCGGGATCTTTAGCATCCTCAGGATGTATCGCCTGCATAACGGCGTCGACTTTGCACTTTATAAACCGGCCACGATTACCCGTCGTATCGAACGGCGGATGCAGATGGGCGGGTTCATCGATATTGGCGGATACGCAAGCTTCCTCGAAGACAATCAGCACGAGTTCGATTTACTGTTTCGTGATCTGCTGGTCGAAGTAACGCAGTTTTTCCGTGACCCGAGCGCATTTGAAAAACTACGCCAGGAGTTTATCCCAAAGCTTGTCGCCAATGCCCCGCCCAGCGAGGACATGCGAGCCTGGGTTCCCGGATGCGCAACCGGTGAAGAAGCCTACTCGCTTGCCTTGCTCTTCGCCGAAGCGATCGAAAAATCGGGTCGCCACGACATCGACTTTAAAGTCTTCGCTACCGATGTTCACCGAACATCGCTGGAAACGGCCAGCATGGCGGTTTATCCGGTACATGCACTGGACCAAGTCCCTCCCGAGCTGGCGTTGAAATACTTCACACGCAACAACGGCTTGTGCCATATCAAGCGTGAAATCCGCCAGCGTGTGATCTTTGCGGCGAACGATATCACGAGCGATCCGCCGTTTACTCGCATCGACTTGATCAGTTGCCGAAATGTCCTGATCTACCTGGAAGCCCGCGTCCAACATCGAGTCCTATCGATGTTCCACTTTGGACTGCGAATCGGTGGCGTCCTGTTCCTGGGCCCCAGCGAAACGGTCGGCGATTTGGCACCCGAGTTCGAAACGCTGGACCGTCACTGGAGAATCTACAGCAAAAAACGTGACGTTCGCTTGCCCGACGCGATGCGAATCACATCGACCCCGGCATTGCAAAGTGTGATCCCGGACAAGAACCCGATGTTTGTCGCATCGGCACCCAAAAGCGACCGACAAGCCTGGTTAACGTCCGCCTATGAAGAACTGCTAGCGAAGTACGTTCCGCCAAGTTTTTTAATCAATGATTTCGGAGAACTGGTCCATACCTTTGGCGACGCCAGAAAGCTACTCGTTCAGCCGGAAGGGCGTCCCACACTGGACGCCATCAAACTGCTTTCAGGTGAACTTCGCACCGCCGTCAGCGCCGGTGTCTTGCGTGCCAAGCAGGATGACCAGCCGATCGTCTTCAATGGGATTCATCATCAAATCGATGGTGAAAACGAAGCCACCTATCGCGTCACGATCGAACCTTATCGCAAGGCAACTCAGAACCTTTATCTGATTTCGGTCGAACCGACAGAACAACACAGCGTTGCGGAACTCGGCCTCAAACAAATCGATGCGTCTGAATTTGCAAACGAGCGGATCACCCAACTTGAACGCGAACTCGGATACACCCGCGAAACACTTCAGGCCACCGTCGAAGAACTCGAATCCAGCAACGAAGAACTGCAAGCGACCAATGAAGAATTGATCGCCTCGAACGAAGAATTGCAAAGCACGAACGAGGAACTCCATAGCGTTAACGAAGAGCTATACACGGTAAACGCCGAGCACAAGCAAAAGATCGAAGAACTGACGCAGATGACCAGTGACATGGACAATCTGCTCAAAAGCACCGACATCGGCACAATCTTCTTGGACAAAGAGTTCAAGATTCGAATGTTTACACCAGCGATTTCGGCCGCGTTCAATGTGCTCGACCAAGATATCGGACGCCCGATCGAACACATCGCCTACAAGCTGGACAGTCCCAACCTGATCGCCGATGCGGAAGAGGTTTTGGAAAGCCAACTGGCGAAAGAGGTCGAAGTCCAAAACGGCGACGGGCGAGTCTTCTTGCAACGCATGCAGCCCTATCGTGATGAATCCGGCAAGGTCGAAGGCATCGTTCTAACCACGACCGAAATCACCGCGATTAAAGAAGCCGAACGTGCCAAGCAAACGATGCTGACGCTGGCGCAGATAAATGAAGAGCTTCCTGATTTTGCCTATGCGGTCTCACACGATTTGGAAGTTCCGCTACGCCACATCCAGCAATACGCACAGATCCTGGAGAAGCAAGCCGGCGATAGCACCTCTGAAGAGATTTTTAAATCAGTTCGTGTGATCAATGAAAGCACTTCAACGCTGCGAAACATGATCGACGCGTTGCTTGCCTATTCAAGGATCAACACACGCGGCGGCGCGATGCGTCAAGTCGAACTAGACGAAGTCGTTTCCGACGCGACACACAGCCTGGCATCGACGCTGCAATATCACGACGCAACAATTGACATCGGCGAAATGCCCATCGTCTCAGGTGATCCAGATCAATTGCAAACTCTGTTCTTTCACCTATTCGATAACGCGATCAAATATCGCAGCAAAGACGCTCCGGTCATCAAGGTCGAAGCGACGACCGAAGGACGCTTCGCACATATCTCGGTCATCGACAACGGAATCGGGATCGCTCCGAAACACTTTGACCGCGTCTTTTCGATGTTCAAGCGACTGGGGTTTGAGCACAACGTCCCAGGCATCGGTGCAGGGCTGGCATTGTGCAAACGCATCATCGTTCGACACGGGGGAAAAATCTGGATCGAACCCAACCGCGGCCACGGGACCATTGTCAAGTTTTCGTTGTACCTTGCTAACACCGATCAAGGCGATGAAGCATGA
- a CDS encoding CheR family methyltransferase — translation MNKPTNNNRAKSIIAIGASAGGLRSLEALFDRLDADTGCAIVVVVHLSPGFKSLMDEILARHTDTPIVNIADGMPVEPNTIYLNNAAKETRIEQSHFVLSDADTEKVPKPIDHFFSSAAQVYGKHCIGVILSGTGSDGSIGVQKISAAGGVTVVESPESAEFNGMPTNALSTGEVDFSLPREQIPELLMRFARDPDSIHESEPEVESHPHSDMETIFSMLCERHGIDFADYKSGTIDRRISRRLISNGVESLADYAKTIQDNPEELDALYFDLLIGVTKFFRDEEAFSVLEHELTEQIKKYDEHKELRIWVAGCATGEEAYSVAMVVTEAFEAVGRNPKFKILATDIHDRALKFAAKGVYPQEAINHLRPEQQERFFNKVDSDLRCIDTHLRRHVIFTRHDVIKDPPFSKIDLIACRNMLIYLEKDAQQSVFQSFHFALESGGILMLGPSEVPSSLESEFQTIDPTWRLYRKLGNLPRFLPAQLKNYPGKKVFSSRLIELVNRSTSGQTSFSTLLDAYDSLLGVYVNSGLLVDESRNVIHVFGDAHHYLRSYKGRPSGRVSQLLPDGVRGSIGAAMVRAAESGKQILLRELSFPQKNGDPENVDVIIRAIPKTPNSNLFLWFIEFVEGGEHTHPGFEELLPSRTGVEHDALRSELEYTKETLNATIEELEASNEQLQSTNQELIASNEELQSTNEELQSVNEELYSVNSENQRQITQLQVVTDDLNNLLGLSDIGTIFLDQDLCIRKFTPLATKYFRLMSHDIGRPIDNFTHSLPIPDLGKLMMSVRDTGEAVVRKFNDRDNNQVILKLMVYETSAKQRGVLINIIDTSAFEASEQQPDESD, via the coding sequence ATGAACAAGCCGACCAACAACAATCGCGCTAAATCGATCATCGCGATCGGCGCCTCCGCTGGCGGTCTTCGCTCACTGGAGGCCCTGTTTGACCGACTGGATGCCGACACTGGCTGCGCGATCGTTGTCGTTGTCCATTTATCTCCAGGCTTTAAAAGCTTGATGGATGAGATTTTAGCCAGGCACACCGACACGCCCATCGTCAACATTGCTGACGGGATGCCTGTCGAGCCAAACACGATCTATTTAAACAACGCTGCCAAGGAAACACGGATCGAACAAAGTCACTTTGTGCTAAGTGACGCCGACACCGAAAAAGTCCCCAAACCCATCGACCATTTCTTTAGCTCTGCGGCGCAAGTTTACGGAAAGCATTGCATTGGCGTCATCTTGTCAGGAACCGGATCCGACGGTTCGATCGGAGTGCAAAAAATCAGCGCCGCGGGTGGCGTGACAGTTGTCGAATCACCCGAGTCAGCGGAATTCAACGGTATGCCCACGAATGCGTTGTCGACCGGCGAAGTCGATTTCTCGCTGCCGCGGGAACAGATCCCTGAACTCTTGATGAGATTTGCCCGTGATCCCGATTCCATCCACGAAAGTGAACCGGAGGTCGAATCTCATCCACATTCCGATATGGAAACCATTTTTTCGATGTTGTGCGAACGCCACGGGATTGATTTTGCGGACTACAAATCCGGAACGATCGACCGACGCATCAGTCGCCGCCTGATTAGCAATGGTGTCGAATCGCTTGCTGACTACGCAAAGACGATTCAAGACAACCCAGAGGAATTGGACGCACTGTATTTTGATCTGCTAATCGGCGTGACCAAGTTCTTTCGCGACGAAGAGGCATTCTCCGTCCTGGAACATGAACTGACAGAACAGATCAAAAAGTATGACGAACATAAAGAGTTGCGCATCTGGGTGGCAGGCTGTGCCACCGGCGAAGAGGCATACAGTGTCGCGATGGTCGTGACCGAAGCGTTTGAAGCGGTCGGTCGTAACCCCAAGTTCAAAATCCTCGCGACCGACATCCACGATCGCGCATTGAAATTCGCGGCCAAAGGGGTTTATCCGCAAGAAGCGATCAACCATCTTCGCCCTGAACAGCAAGAACGTTTCTTCAACAAGGTCGACTCGGATCTCAGGTGCATTGACACCCACCTCCGCAGGCATGTTATCTTCACGCGGCACGATGTCATCAAAGACCCGCCGTTCTCAAAAATTGACCTGATCGCTTGCCGCAACATGTTGATCTATCTGGAGAAAGATGCTCAACAATCGGTGTTCCAATCGTTCCACTTCGCCTTGGAGTCCGGCGGCATTTTGATGCTCGGTCCGAGCGAAGTTCCTAGCTCACTCGAATCTGAATTTCAAACGATTGACCCGACGTGGCGGCTGTATCGCAAGCTTGGCAACCTGCCGAGGTTCCTCCCTGCTCAACTGAAAAACTACCCCGGCAAAAAAGTCTTCTCCTCTCGATTGATCGAACTGGTCAACCGAAGCACGTCCGGACAAACAAGTTTCAGCACTCTGTTGGATGCCTACGATTCGCTGCTTGGTGTTTACGTCAACAGTGGTCTTTTGGTCGACGAAAGCCGAAACGTCATTCATGTCTTTGGCGATGCCCATCATTATCTCCGTTCCTATAAGGGGCGACCGAGCGGAAGGGTTAGCCAACTGTTGCCTGATGGCGTCCGAGGCAGCATCGGCGCCGCAATGGTTCGGGCAGCCGAGTCCGGCAAGCAAATCTTGCTACGCGAATTGAGCTTTCCTCAAAAGAACGGCGACCCAGAAAATGTCGACGTTATCATCCGCGCGATTCCCAAGACTCCAAATAGCAACCTGTTCCTTTGGTTCATCGAGTTCGTCGAAGGCGGCGAGCATACACATCCCGGATTTGAAGAACTGCTGCCCTCCCGCACCGGTGTGGAACACGACGCACTGCGTTCAGAACTTGAATACACCAAGGAAACGTTGAACGCGACGATCGAGGAATTGGAAGCCAGCAATGAACAGCTGCAGTCAACCAACCAAGAATTGATCGCCAGCAATGAAGAATTGCAGTCAACCAACGAAGAACTACAGAGCGTCAACGAGGAACTTTACTCGGTCAATTCGGAAAACCAGCGTCAGATCACCCAACTGCAGGTCGTCACCGATGACTTGAACAACCTGCTGGGCCTATCGGATATCGGTACGATTTTCCTGGACCAGGATCTCTGCATTAGAAAGTTCACGCCGTTGGCGACGAAGTACTTCCGATTGATGAGCCACGATATCGGACGCCCAATCGACAACTTTACCCATTCACTTCCAATCCCTGACTTAGGGAAACTAATGATGTCGGTCCGCGACACCGGAGAGGCAGTCGTTCGGAAGTTTAATGACAGAGACAACAATCAGGTCATTTTAAAATTGATGGTCTACGAAACGTCGGCCAAACAACGAGGTGTCTTGATCAACATCATTGACACCAGTGCGTTCGAAGCCAGCGAACAGCAGCCTGATGAATCTGATTGA
- the cls gene encoding cardiolipin synthase, translating to MNLIDFFASLSWTTVTSVLFVGIEMIAIASAVHAIWYVRSTQAAIAWVVGLISLPMVSIPLYWVFGRYRFQGYRESIREVGLKHKRSVAAINHELRTAPGARSTDQRTPLEALADVLDTPIAEGTDAELLINGKAFYEGLVEQVRSAKRYVYLEFYIIRDDEIGRQLADAMIDRVQRGVTVRLLYDNIGSIGLSRRYIQRLTDAGVVVHPFDTQTMLSTRFQINFRNHRKIVVIDGHTSIVGGFNVGNEYTGNAGWTDHWRDTAVLLRGPITRKVQAVFAGDYYWAVRQDLPEAHWKPTKPVEAAPDPPAPDHSATPQAGVTSPQARAAICATGPADDHPRATMMFSTLASSARERLWITTPYLVPDETTLVSLLMARARGVDVRILIPSIADHYSVFFAGFYYERELLDAGIRVGRYREGLMHQKCWLVDNQLAVVGSTNFDNRSLHLNFEIMAAVEDRAFVSEVEKMLAEDFADATWAEPTDPASHPWRTRIGRVVARLFSPIL from the coding sequence ATGAATCTGATTGATTTCTTCGCATCGCTATCGTGGACAACGGTCACTTCGGTACTGTTTGTCGGAATCGAAATGATCGCGATCGCATCCGCGGTCCATGCGATCTGGTATGTCCGATCCACTCAAGCCGCGATCGCTTGGGTCGTCGGCTTGATCTCGTTACCGATGGTCAGCATCCCGCTCTACTGGGTCTTTGGCAGGTACAGATTCCAAGGCTACCGTGAATCGATCCGTGAGGTCGGACTCAAACACAAACGAAGTGTCGCCGCAATCAATCATGAGCTTCGCACTGCACCCGGTGCCCGCTCGACCGACCAGCGAACACCCCTTGAAGCTTTAGCGGACGTTCTCGACACACCGATCGCCGAAGGCACCGATGCGGAACTTTTGATTAACGGTAAAGCCTTTTATGAAGGGCTGGTCGAACAGGTCCGATCTGCAAAACGCTACGTCTATCTCGAGTTTTATATCATCCGAGATGACGAGATCGGTCGCCAATTGGCCGACGCGATGATCGACCGTGTCCAGCGTGGCGTAACCGTTCGCTTGCTTTACGACAACATCGGCAGCATCGGACTTTCCCGTCGATACATCCAACGTCTGACCGATGCGGGTGTCGTGGTTCATCCGTTCGATACGCAGACGATGCTGAGCACACGATTCCAAATCAACTTTCGCAACCACCGAAAGATTGTGGTGATCGATGGACACACATCGATTGTCGGTGGTTTCAATGTCGGAAACGAGTACACCGGCAACGCCGGATGGACCGACCATTGGCGCGACACCGCTGTGCTGCTCCGCGGCCCGATCACTCGAAAGGTCCAAGCGGTGTTCGCAGGTGATTACTACTGGGCGGTTCGCCAGGACCTTCCAGAAGCCCACTGGAAACCGACCAAACCTGTTGAAGCTGCGCCCGATCCCCCCGCCCCCGATCACTCAGCGACACCACAGGCCGGTGTAACTTCACCACAAGCCCGTGCAGCGATCTGTGCGACCGGACCGGCGGATGATCACCCCAGGGCGACGATGATGTTCTCCACGCTCGCCTCGTCCGCACGCGAGCGACTATGGATCACGACACCGTACCTGGTCCCGGATGAAACGACTCTGGTCAGTCTGCTGATGGCAAGGGCACGCGGTGTCGATGTCCGAATCTTGATTCCCTCGATCGCCGATCACTACAGCGTCTTTTTCGCGGGCTTTTACTACGAACGTGAACTGCTTGATGCTGGCATCCGTGTCGGCCGTTACCGCGAAGGGCTAATGCACCAAAAGTGCTGGCTGGTTGATAATCAGCTGGCAGTCGTCGGTTCGACCAATTTCGACAATCGCTCGCTGCACTTAAATTTCGAGATCATGGCAGCGGTCGAGGACAGGGCATTCGTTTCCGAAGTCGAAAAGATGCTTGCCGAAGACTTCGCAGATGCAACATGGGCCGAACCGACCGATCCGGCAAGTCATCCCTGGCGCACGCGCATCGGACGGGTCGTGGCCCGGCTGTTTAGCCCGATCCTCTGA
- a CDS encoding zinc-dependent metalloprotease — translation MKNCVAAIAVLFSSVGAIERAGAADLPPFDKVSEEYEAVAVSDQQNRKGFFNVWQRQKDAQLLAELPKNFASKSYFIALTLSSGDTYAGLQSGDLVVKWREYNNRLALIAPNLSIRATGDAESKASVKRLFTDQVLLDIPILAKGPTGGPVIDLDSLLVNNAGTFFGRSVRVSNSRITSIESVKVFPSNVEVAVEIVGASNRFQTLHYSFSEVPSPSSGFKPRTADQRIGYFTTTYTDLSKYTDDETRIRYINRWNLQKRDPKLKLSPPKDPIIFYVEHTTPVRYRRWIKAGIDYWNKAFEKVGIVDAIEVRYQDAESGSHMEKDPEDIRYNFVRWLNNDIGTAIGPSRVHPMTGEILDADIILTDGWIRHFNFNYDDLMPKLAMEGASPETLAWLADHPSWDPRVRMISPSNVAQVREKIAKQARLPYAGYALASADASMIGDDEYDGLIGHISQKNGLCMAAGARSLDLAIARMDWALAMLDEKPAVDEDKKDDKEEAKEDSEDAEKEDDKAEAKKDDEKKDEVKEDDAEDKTAESDKEEKKDEPEDDSDMLDGMPDWFIGPLLADLVAHEVGHTLGLRHNFKGSSLFTLDEINSEDVKGKKTFTASVMDYTPINFRYESGSVQGDYAMIDIGPYDYWAIEYGYSFDDKKLPEILKRCVEPELQYATDEDTSGPDPLARRYDFAKDPLDYAQEQMRLVKLYRTRILEKFVKDGDPWAKARRGYELTLSLQTRAASMMSNWIGGAFVNRDKKGDPGDRSPIQVVPAEQQRAALNFVIENTFKDEAFGLTPKLLERMTSERWLDGSGHFGSSGEATWPVHDRVLGMQSSALTWLMSPTTLRRVYDNELRLPVETDALTLPELLDTISKAAWTEIGSECPEGRNNREPMISSLRRNLQKEHVQRLIDLLLEKNDNTAAYKPITDLARIELIDLQSEIEERLKTCEKKMDAYSRAHLSETAMRISQALKAGFTYQSASPASAGRILILGETPAE, via the coding sequence ATGAAAAACTGCGTTGCTGCAATCGCTGTGCTGTTTTCTTCAGTCGGCGCGATCGAACGCGCCGGCGCAGCCGACCTGCCACCGTTTGACAAGGTTTCTGAAGAGTACGAAGCCGTCGCCGTGTCGGATCAACAGAACCGCAAAGGGTTCTTCAACGTTTGGCAACGGCAAAAAGACGCTCAGCTGCTGGCCGAATTGCCCAAGAATTTCGCCTCCAAAAGCTACTTTATCGCGCTGACGCTAAGCAGCGGTGATACGTATGCGGGGCTTCAATCGGGTGACTTGGTCGTTAAATGGCGAGAGTACAACAATCGTCTCGCTTTGATCGCACCCAACCTGTCGATCCGCGCCACAGGTGACGCCGAATCGAAAGCATCCGTCAAACGCTTGTTCACCGATCAAGTGCTGCTGGATATCCCGATTCTTGCCAAAGGCCCCACCGGCGGTCCGGTGATCGACCTGGATTCGTTGCTGGTCAACAACGCTGGAACCTTTTTCGGCCGCAGCGTTCGCGTTTCGAACTCGCGGATCACGTCAATCGAATCGGTCAAAGTGTTTCCATCGAACGTCGAGGTCGCCGTCGAAATCGTCGGTGCGTCGAACCGTTTCCAAACACTGCACTACAGCTTTAGCGAAGTTCCTAGCCCCAGCAGTGGGTTCAAACCTCGCACCGCAGATCAGCGAATTGGCTATTTCACCACCACCTATACCGACCTCAGCAAATACACCGACGACGAGACACGCATCCGCTATATCAACCGTTGGAATTTGCAAAAGCGCGATCCCAAGCTGAAACTGAGCCCGCCGAAGGATCCAATCATTTTCTATGTCGAACACACCACGCCGGTTCGTTATCGACGCTGGATCAAAGCCGGTATCGACTATTGGAACAAGGCGTTCGAAAAGGTCGGCATCGTCGACGCGATCGAAGTTCGCTATCAGGATGCCGAAAGCGGATCTCACATGGAAAAAGATCCCGAGGACATTCGCTACAACTTTGTTCGCTGGTTGAACAACGATATCGGTACGGCCATCGGTCCTAGTCGAGTTCACCCGATGACGGGCGAAATCCTAGACGCGGACATCATTTTGACCGACGGCTGGATCCGTCACTTCAATTTCAACTATGACGACTTGATGCCCAAGCTGGCGATGGAAGGGGCAAGCCCCGAAACCTTGGCTTGGCTTGCCGATCACCCTTCGTGGGATCCACGTGTTCGTATGATCTCGCCCTCGAACGTTGCTCAGGTTCGTGAAAAAATCGCCAAGCAAGCTCGTTTGCCATACGCCGGATACGCGTTGGCTTCGGCAGACGCTTCGATGATCGGTGACGACGAATACGACGGGCTTATCGGCCACATCAGCCAAAAGAACGGCCTATGCATGGCCGCCGGTGCTCGTTCGTTGGATCTCGCGATCGCCCGTATGGATTGGGCACTCGCGATGCTGGATGAAAAGCCAGCTGTCGACGAGGACAAGAAGGACGACAAGGAAGAAGCCAAAGAAGATTCAGAAGACGCCGAAAAGGAAGACGACAAGGCGGAAGCTAAAAAGGACGACGAGAAGAAAGACGAAGTCAAAGAAGACGACGCTGAAGACAAGACCGCCGAAAGCGACAAAGAGGAAAAGAAAGATGAACCCGAAGACGATTCTGACATGCTCGACGGCATGCCCGATTGGTTCATCGGTCCACTCTTGGCTGACCTGGTCGCACACGAAGTCGGACACACGCTCGGTCTGCGTCACAACTTCAAAGGTTCTTCGCTGTTCACTTTGGACGAAATCAACAGCGAAGACGTCAAAGGAAAGAAGACTTTCACCGCGTCAGTGATGGACTACACGCCGATCAACTTCCGTTATGAAAGCGGTTCGGTCCAAGGTGACTACGCGATGATCGACATCGGTCCCTATGACTACTGGGCGATCGAATACGGCTACTCGTTCGATGACAAAAAGCTTCCTGAGATTCTGAAGCGTTGTGTCGAACCCGAGTTGCAGTACGCGACCGACGAAGACACCAGCGGTCCTGACCCCTTGGCCCGTCGTTATGACTTTGCCAAAGATCCGCTCGACTACGCTCAGGAACAAATGCGGTTGGTCAAGCTGTATCGCACACGCATCCTGGAAAAGTTCGTCAAAGACGGTGATCCGTGGGCCAAGGCTCGACGCGGTTACGAACTAACACTTTCGTTGCAAACTCGTGCAGCCAGCATGATGTCCAACTGGATCGGCGGTGCGTTTGTCAATCGTGACAAGAAGGGTGATCCCGGCGACCGATCGCCAATCCAAGTCGTGCCTGCCGAGCAGCAACGCGCGGCATTGAATTTCGTGATCGAAAACACATTCAAGGACGAAGCGTTTGGCCTGACGCCAAAGTTGCTCGAACGAATGACCTCTGAACGTTGGCTCGACGGGAGCGGACATTTCGGTTCCAGCGGCGAAGCCACTTGGCCGGTTCACGATCGCGTTCTGGGCATGCAGTCTTCAGCGCTGACATGGCTGATGAGCCCCACAACCCTTCGTCGTGTCTATGACAACGAGCTGCGTTTGCCCGTGGAAACCGATGCGTTGACGTTGCCAGAATTGCTGGACACGATCAGCAAAGCGGCCTGGACTGAAATCGGCAGCGAGTGCCCCGAAGGACGCAACAATCGCGAACCGATGATCTCGTCGCTGCGACGTAACTTGCAGAAGGAACACGTTCAGCGATTGATCGACTTGCTGTTGGAAAAGAACGACAACACCGCAGCTTACAAGCCGATTACCGATTTGGCTCGCATCGAACTGATCGACTTGCAGTCAGAGATCGAAGAACGGTTGAAGACCTGTGAGAAGAAGATGGACGCGTACTCGCGTGCTCACCTCAGTGAAACGGCGATGCGAATCAGTCAAGCATTGAAGGCTGGTTTCACCTATCAATCTGCTTCGCCGGCATCGGCTGGGCGAATCCTGATCCTGGGCGAAACGCCGGCAGAATAA